One window of the Triticum dicoccoides isolate Atlit2015 ecotype Zavitan chromosome 3B, WEW_v2.0, whole genome shotgun sequence genome contains the following:
- the LOC119281346 gene encoding proline-rich receptor-like protein kinase PERK8: MPRVFVESVEHLANAPAVGGPPAPPPQPSASPPPQARPSPPPPTPPPKSPPPSSPPPASSGNNQSPNLPPGSPPPEKSPVSSPPPPASPPPSTPPASRSPPPSSPPPSPPSQQSSPPPAQSTPPSPGVSTRPSPGATTSPSQQSPPKATTSPPASPSPSQPKNPAPATPTPSPPLNAESATKPPTGAGTSPPPLETPGTPTSVPAAAGQVPAAPGTPSSSSLLPPSGIMPASGRPPGSWQSPPGPAAARASPPSLAPPARALGENLPIGVIVGVAVAGFLMALASLFMVACLSDWGKKRRPPMRKRRTMVVPAPAPDSYPPSNGPVAPPSDTNSYEFTGYKSCFTYGELVGITGGFSSANMIGEGGFGKVYMGALGDGRRVAVKQLKVGGGQGEKEFRAEVDIISRIHHRHLVTLVGYCVTENHRLLVYEFVSNNTLQHHLHGEGLPVMDWPKRMKIAIGSARGLTYLHEDCHPRIIHRDIKSANILLDNAFEAKVADFGLAKLTNDSMTHVSTRVMGTFGYMAPEYASSGKLTDRSDVFSFGVVLLELITGRKPVDSSQPLGEESLVEWARPLLVDALETDDFREIADPALECRYSKTEMRRMVEAAAACIRHSVTKRPRMVQVWRSLDVDGGSTDLTNGVKLGHSTAYDSGQYSADIELFRRMGFEADLDTAEYGLSDQDELPPGSGRQQRTAAGR; encoded by the exons ATGCCGCGCGTTTTCGTGGAATCGGTCGAACACTTGGCCAATGCCCCCGCAGTTGGGGGCCCGCCGGCGCCCCCGCCGCAGccttcagcctcaccgccgccgcaggCACGGCCATCGCCTCCGCCACCCACACCGCCACCTAAGTCCCCGCCCCCGTCCTCTCCACCTCCTGCGTCTTCCGGCAACAATCAGAGTCCGAATTTGCCTCCGGGGTCGCCTCCGCCGGAGAAGTCTCCTGTATCGTCCCCACCTCCTCCGGCTTCGCCTCCGCCCTCAACTCCGCCGGCAAGCCGGTCACCACCACCGTCTTCTCCCCCGCCATCGCCGCCTTCGCAACAATCTTCGCCGCCACCAGCGCAATCGACGCCACCGTCGCCTGGTGTATCAACTCGGCCATCGCCAGGGGCAACGACATCCCCGTCGCAGCAATCACCTCCGAAAGCGACGACCTCACCACCGGCGTCGCCATCACCATCTCAACCAAAGAACCCCGCACCAGCCACCCCAACCCCTTCACCTCCCCTGAATGCGGAGTCGGCCACGAAACCTCCCACCGGTGCAGGAACATCACCCCCACCGCTTGAAACGCCTGGGACGCCCACGTCGGTACCGGCCGCAGCAGGTCAGGTGCCGGCAGCTCCCGGAACACCTTCATCTTCCTCACTGTTGCCGCCTTCGGGCATTATGCCGGCCTCCGGGCGTCCTCCTGGCTCGTGGCAGAGCCCTCCCGGTCCGGCCGCCGCGAGGGCGAGCCCACCGTCCCTGGCACCTCCGGCGAGAGCCTTGGGTGAGAACCTGCCGATCGGGGTGATAGTTGGGGTCGCCGTGGCTGGGTTCCTCATGGCATTGGCGTCGCTTTTCATGGTGGCGTGCCTCAGCGACTGGGGGAAGAAGCGGCGTCCACCCATGCGCAAGAGAAGAACCATGGTCGTGCCGGCAC ctgcgccggactcgtaccCTCCGTCCAACGGGCCGGTAGCGCCGCCGAGCGACACGAACTCGTACGAGTTCACCGGGTACAAATCGTGCTTCACGTACGGCGAGCTGGTGGGGATCACGGGCGGGTTCTCGTCGGCGAACATGATCGGCGAAGGTGGGTTCGGGAAGGTGTACATGGGCGCGCTGGGCGACGGGCGGCGCGTGGCGGTGAAGCAGCTCAAGGTTGGAGGCGGGCAGGGGGAGAAGGAGTTCCGCGCCGAGGTGGACATCATCAGCCGCATCCACCACCGCCACCTGGTGACGCTGGTCGGGTACTGCGTCACCGAGAACCACCGCCTCCTCGTCTACGAGTTCGTCTCCAACAACACGCTCCAGCACCACCTGCACGGAGAAGGGCTTCCGGTGATGGACTGGCCGAAGCGGATGAAGATTGCGATCGGATCAGCCCGTGGATTGACCTACTTGCACGAAGACT GCCATCCTAGGATCATACATCGGGATATCAAGTCAGCCAACATTCTCCTGGACAACGCCTTCGAGGCAAAG GTTGCAGATTTCGGTCTCGCTAAGCTAACCAACGATTCTATGACTCATGTCTCCACGCGCGTCATGGGCACATTCGG GTACATGGCGCCAGAGTACGCATCAAGCGGGAAGCTGACGGACAGATCCGACGTCTTTTCGTTTGGGGTGGTGCTCTTGGAGCTTATCACTGGGCGGAAGCCCGTAGATTCGTCTCAACCCCTAGGAGAAGAAAGCTTAGTTGAATGG GCTCGGCCTCtcctggtggatgcgctggagacgGACGACTTCAGGGAAATCGCCGACCCTGCCCTTGAGTGCAGGTACTCCAAGACCGAGATGCGGAGGATGGTGGAGGCGGCTGCCGCTTGCATTCGCCACTCTGTCACCAAGAGACCGAGGATGGTGCAG GTGTGGCGATCGCTGGACGTGGACGGCGGCTCGACGGACCTGACCAACGGCGTCAAGCTCGGGCACAGCACCGCGTACGACTCAGGGCAGTACTCGGCGGACATCGAGCTCTTCCGGCGGATGGGGTTCGAGGCCGACCTCGACACCGCGGAGTACGGCTTGTCCGACCAGGACGAGCTGCCGCCTGGTTCCGGGAGGCAACAACGGACAGCAGCTGGACGGTGA